In Gossypium hirsutum isolate 1008001.06 chromosome D06, Gossypium_hirsutum_v2.1, whole genome shotgun sequence, one genomic interval encodes:
- the LOC107900121 gene encoding chaperone protein DnaJ, which translates to MAATTSLSLLPSSLGFPNERPSSTSQSSSYSCSCSVFFNAGTRLRSHDSFACVTFPSSSSTCSWRFNNRAGTHRFGTTVVAASGDYYATLGVPKSASGKEIKAAYRRLARQYHPDVNKEPGATEKFKEISAAYEVLSDDKKRALYDQYGEAGVKSAVGGQSSAYTTNPFDLFETFFGPSMGGFPGMDQTGFGTSRRSTVSKGDDIRYDITLEFSEAIFGAEKEFELSHLETCEVCLGTGAKVGSKMRICSTCGGRGQVMRTEQTPFGLFSQVSVCPNCGGDGEVISENCRKCSGKGHVRVKKNIKVKVPPGVSAGSILRVAGEGDAGPKGGPPGDLYAYLDVQEVPGIQRDGINLLSTVSICYLDAILGSVVKVKTVEGVTDLQIPPGTQPGDVLVLARKGAPKLNKPSIRGDHLFTIKVNIPNRISAKERELLEELSSLSNTNGSRSRTRPRTQPATATKTSGSKVSTDGEKTEEAAADENDTWTKLKKFAGSIANGVAKWLKDNL; encoded by the exons atggcTGCCACTACTTCTCTATCTCTACTGCCTTCATCTCTTGGTTTTCCAAATGAACGCCCTTCCAGCACTTCACAATCCTCTTCTTattcttgttcttgttctgttttcTTCAATGCTGGGACCCGTCTCAGGTCCCACGACAGCTTCGCTTGTGTgacttttccttcttcttcctcTACATGTTCTTGGAGATTCAATAATAGGGCTGGTACTCACCGTTTTGGGACCACGGTGGTGGCTGCTTCTGGGGACTATTATGCTACTCTTGGCGTACCCAAATCAGCCTCCGGTAAAGAAATTAAGGCCGCTTATCGTAGATTGGCTCGTCAG TATCATCCTGATGTCAATAAGGAGCCAGGAGCAACTGAAAAGTTTAAGGAGATTAGTGCTGCATATGAG GTGTTATCAGATGATAAAAAGAGAGCTTTGTATGATCAATACGGTGAAGCTGGAGTCAAGAGTGCAGTAGGGGGCCAGTCCAGTGCTTATACG ACTAATCCCTTTGATCTCTTTGAAACATTCTTTGGACCAAGTATGGGTGGTTTTCCTGGCATGGATCAAACTGGATTCGGAACAAGCCGTCGTAGTACGGTTAGTAAAGGTGATGATATACG TTACGACATTACTTTAGAATTCTCGGAGGCTATTTTTGGAGCTGAAAAGGAATTTGAGCTTTCCCATTTAGAAACATGTGAAGTTTGTCTTGGAACTGGAGCAAAAGTTGGGTCAAAAATGAGGATATGCTCAACTTGTGGTGGAAGGGGTCAAGTTATGAGGACTGAGCAGACGCCCTTTGGCTTGTTTTCACAG GTTTCTGTTTGTCCAAATTGTGGTGGGGATGGTGAAGTTATTTCTGAAAACTGCCGAAAATGCTCTGGTAAAGGACATGTACGAGTTAAGAAAAATATCAAAGTCAAAGTTCCTCCCGGGGTTAGTGCTGGCAGTATCCTCAGAGTTGCAGGCGAGGGTGATGCTGGACCAAAAGG GGGCCCTCCAGGAGATCTCTATGCATATCTAGATGTTCAAGAAGTCCCAGGAATTCAAAGAGATGGCATAAATCTTTTGTCAACAGTTTCCATTTGTTACCTTGATGCCATATTGGGGTCTGTTGTCAAG GTTAAAACAGTGGAAGGGGTGACTGACCTACAGATCCCACCAGGGACTCAACCAGGGGATGTATTAGTACTTGCAAGGAAAGGCGCACCAAAGCTGAACAAACCATCTATACGTGGTGACCATTTATTCACAATCAAAGTTAACATACCGAATAGAATTAG TGCTAAGGAGCGAGAATTGCTTGAGGAACTTTCCTCTCTAAGTAATACAAACGGCAGTCGCTCTCGAACTCGCCCTAGGACTCAACCCGCAACTGCAA CCAAAACTAGCGGAAGCAAGGTTAGTACCGATGGAGAGAAAACTGAAGAAGCAGCTGCAGATGAGAATGATACGTggacaaagttaaaaaaatttgccGG GTCAATTGCAAATGGAGTTGCTAAATGGCTAAAAGACAACCTCTAA